A single window of Helicobacter pylori NCTC 11637 = CCUG 17874 = ATCC 43504 = JCM 12093 DNA harbors:
- a CDS encoding heat shock protein transcriptional repressor HspR, translated as MCDYDEPLYLISVVAKILGVHPQTLRQYEKEGLIEPSRTDGKMRLYSQRDMDKIKTILRLTRDMGVNLAGVDIILRLKEKLDELDNLNKELQDALHKHSKNTKTPTKNLNTPTNFYELILFKK; from the coding sequence GTGTGCGATTATGATGAACCGCTTTATTTGATAAGCGTCGTGGCTAAAATCCTAGGCGTGCACCCTCAAACCTTGCGCCAGTATGAAAAAGAGGGTTTGATAGAGCCTAGCAGGACTGATGGGAAAATGCGCTTGTATTCCCAACGAGACATGGACAAAATCAAAACGATTTTACGCCTTACAAGGGATATGGGGGTTAATCTTGCGGGCGTGGATATTATCTTGCGTTTAAAAGAAAAGCTTGATGAATTAGACAATCTCAATAAAGAGTTGCAAGACGCTCTGCACAAACACTCTAAAAACACCAAAACCCCAACGAAAAATTTGAACACCCCTACTAATTTTTATGAATTGATTTTATTTAAAAAATGA
- a CDS encoding replication-associated recombination protein A, translating into MSLTSLLNPKSLEDFLGQEHLIGKDAPLFKALQSKHFPHAFFYGPPGVGKTSLAQIIACMLERPILLFNATDFKLEDLRLKLKNYQNTLLKPVVFIDETHRLNKTQQEFLLPIMEKDHALILGASTQDPNYSLSHAIRSRSFIFELTPLKKSDLDKLCIKALTLLKKQIEPDAKTYLLNNSAGDARALLNLLDLSAKIEDPITLKTLQSLRPHSLNDGSYSDDTHYNLTSALIKSLRGSDENASIYYLARLIAGGENPEFIARRLVIFASEDIGNANPNALNLATSCLFSVKQIGYPEARIILSQCVIYLACSPKSNTAYRAINQALDCVQKGSLYPIPKHLLPNAKDYLYPHDYNGYVKQDYLEKPLNLVSSQGIGFEKTLLEWLDKIRN; encoded by the coding sequence ATGAGCCTGACTTCGCTTTTAAACCCAAAAAGCCTAGAAGATTTTTTAGGCCAAGAGCATCTAATAGGGAAAGACGCCCCCTTATTTAAAGCCCTACAATCCAAACACTTCCCCCATGCCTTTTTCTATGGCCCTCCTGGCGTGGGTAAAACAAGCCTGGCTCAAATCATCGCCTGCATGCTGGAGCGCCCCATTCTTTTATTCAATGCGACGGATTTTAAACTAGAGGATTTGCGTCTTAAGCTTAAAAATTACCAAAACACCCTTTTAAAACCCGTTGTTTTTATTGATGAAACCCACAGATTGAATAAAACCCAACAAGAATTTTTACTCCCCATTATGGAAAAAGATCACGCTTTAATCTTAGGGGCTAGCACGCAAGATCCTAATTACAGTTTAAGCCATGCGATCCGCTCAAGAAGTTTTATTTTTGAATTAACCCCCCTAAAAAAGAGCGATTTAGACAAGCTTTGCATTAAAGCTTTAACATTGCTCAAAAAACAAATAGAGCCTGACGCTAAAACCTATCTTTTAAACAACAGCGCTGGCGACGCTAGAGCGTTATTAAACCTTTTAGATTTGAGCGCTAAAATAGAAGATCCTATCACTTTAAAAACGCTGCAATCCTTACGGCCTCATAGCCTAAATGACGGATCTTATAGCGATGATACGCATTATAACCTCACTAGCGCGTTAATCAAATCTTTAAGAGGGAGCGATGAAAACGCTTCCATTTATTATCTGGCGCGCTTGATTGCTGGCGGGGAAAACCCGGAATTTATCGCCAGAAGGTTGGTGATTTTTGCGAGCGAAGATATTGGTAACGCTAACCCAAACGCCCTTAATTTAGCCACTTCTTGCTTGTTTTCAGTCAAACAAATCGGCTACCCTGAAGCGCGCATCATTTTAAGCCAGTGCGTGATTTATCTGGCTTGTTCACCCAAGTCTAACACGGCTTATAGAGCGATCAATCAGGCTTTGGATTGCGTTCAAAAGGGCTCACTCTACCCTATTCCTAAACACCTGTTGCCTAACGCTAAAGACTACCTTTACCCGCATGATTATAACGGCTATGTCAAACAAGATTATTTAGAAAAACCCCTAAATCTGGTTTCTTCTCAAGGCATAGGGTTTGAAAAAACCCTTTTAGAATGGCTTGATAAGATAAGAAATTGA
- a CDS encoding 5'-3' exonuclease, whose product MHSRTLLLDIDCVIPNIVRRLLSNKTLPKRFAAYSLQEVGIIFLTTQILSIMRKTRCSKTLFFITRGKESFRYQLCDHYKQKRHQFDEDFKALLRTLKIAIVEKYPLKKGAKIQGEHCFEYEADDIISFYKKKDPNNYVIASMDKDILYSNRGSHFNLKTNAFFNVSQKEAHFFAYYQCVVGDKGDNIKGVKGIGGFNYKDFLNEDAKEHELWEQIIQAFKIKEDLSDSEAKEKALLNMRLVNMHQMTRHGVIKLWEPEFKKTFFPKKPQRPDFKRIS is encoded by the coding sequence ATGCATTCAAGAACTCTTTTACTAGACATTGATTGCGTGATCCCTAATATTGTTAGGCGTTTGCTCTCTAATAAAACGCTCCCTAAAAGATTCGCCGCTTACAGCTTGCAAGAAGTGGGCATAATCTTTCTTACCACTCAAATTTTATCTATCATGCGCAAAACCCGTTGCTCTAAAACGCTTTTTTTTATCACTAGGGGCAAAGAGAGTTTCCGCTACCAGCTGTGCGATCATTACAAACAAAAACGCCACCAATTTGATGAAGATTTTAAAGCCCTTCTAAGAACCCTAAAAATCGCCATCGTAGAAAAATACCCCCTAAAAAAAGGGGCTAAAATCCAGGGCGAACATTGTTTTGAATATGAAGCCGATGATATTATCTCATTTTATAAAAAGAAAGACCCCAACAATTACGTGATAGCCAGCATGGATAAGGATATTTTGTATTCCAATAGAGGCTCTCATTTCAACTTGAAAACCAACGCTTTTTTTAATGTGAGTCAAAAAGAGGCTCATTTTTTTGCTTATTATCAGTGCGTTGTGGGGGATAAGGGGGATAATATTAAAGGGGTTAAAGGGATTGGCGGCTTCAACTATAAAGATTTTTTAAACGAAGACGCTAAAGAGCATGAGCTGTGGGAACAGATCATTCAAGCGTTCAAAATTAAAGAAGATTTGAGCGACAGCGAAGCTAAAGAAAAGGCTCTTTTAAACATGCGTTTAGTCAATATGCACCAGATGACCCGCCATGGCGTGATCAAACTATGGGAACCTGAGTTCAAAAAAACTTTTTTCCCTAAAAAACCCCAAAGACCTGATTTTAAAAGAATTTCTTGA
- a CDS encoding DUF2147 domain-containing protein → MKLVSLVIVFCCFLGAVELPGIYQTQEFLYMKSSFVEFFEHNGKFYAYGISDVDGSKAKKDKLNPNPKLRNRSDKGVVFLSDLIKVGKRSYKGGKAYNFYDGKTYYVRVTQNSNGDLEFTSSYDKWGYVGKTFTWKRLSDEEIKNLKLKRFDLNEVLKTLKDNPI, encoded by the coding sequence ATGAAATTGGTGAGTCTTGTTATAGTTTTTTGTTGTTTTTTAGGGGCTGTAGAGTTGCCTGGAATTTATCAAACTCAGGAATTTTTATACATGAAAAGCTCTTTTGTGGAGTTTTTTGAGCATAACGGGAAGTTCTATGCCTATGGTATTTCTGATGTGGATGGCTCTAAAGCCAAAAAAGACAAGCTTAACCCTAACCCAAAACTAAGGAATCGCAGCGATAAAGGCGTGGTGTTTTTAAGCGATTTGATTAAGGTTGGAAAACGATCTTATAAAGGCGGTAAAGCGTATAATTTTTATGACGGCAAGACCTACTACGTGAGAGTCACTCAAAATTCAAATGGGGATTTAGAATTCACTTCAAGCTATGATAAATGGGGGTATGTCGGCAAGACTTTCACTTGGAAACGCTTGAGCGATGAAGAAATCAAAAATCTAAAACTCAAGCGTTTTGACTTGAATGAAGTCCTTAAAACCCTTAAAGATAACCCTATCTAA
- the ylxH gene encoding flagellum site-determining protein YlxH — MNNQASRLDNLMNLKNPKSFFDNKGNTKFIAITSGKGGVGKSNISANLAYSLYKKGYKVGVFDADIGLANLDVIFGVKTHKNILHALKGEAKLQEIICEIEPGLCLIPGDSGEEILKYISGAEALDQFVDEEGVLSSLDYIVVDTGAGIGATTQAFLNASDCVVIVTTPDPSAITDAYACIKINSKNKDELFLITNMVAQPKEGRATYERLFKVAKNNIASLELHYLGAIENSSLLKRYVRERKILRKIAPNDLFSQSIDQIAGLLVSKLETGALEIPKEGLKSFFKRLLNYLG, encoded by the coding sequence ATGAACAATCAAGCGAGCCGCTTAGATAATTTGATGAATCTTAAAAACCCCAAAAGTTTTTTTGATAATAAGGGGAATACCAAATTCATCGCTATCACAAGCGGTAAGGGAGGCGTGGGGAAATCCAATATTAGCGCTAATTTAGCCTACTCTTTATACAAGAAAGGTTATAAGGTAGGGGTGTTTGATGCGGATATTGGTTTAGCGAATTTAGATGTGATTTTTGGGGTGAAAACCCATAAAAATATCTTGCATGCCTTAAAGGGTGAAGCCAAATTGCAAGAAATCATTTGCGAGATTGAACCTGGGCTTTGCCTTATTCCCGGGGATAGCGGCGAAGAAATATTAAAATACATTAGCGGCGCAGAAGCTTTAGATCAATTCGTGGATGAAGAGGGGGTTTTAAGCTCTTTGGATTATATTGTGGTTGATACAGGCGCTGGGATTGGAGCCACTACGCAAGCGTTTTTGAACGCGAGCGATTGTGTGGTGATTGTTACCACCCCCGATCCTTCAGCGATTACCGATGCGTACGCATGCATTAAAATCAACTCCAAAAATAAAGATGAATTGTTCCTTATTACTAACATGGTAGCCCAACCTAAAGAGGGCAGGGCGACTTATGAAAGGCTGTTTAAAGTGGCTAAAAACAATATCGCTTCATTAGAATTGCATTACTTAGGAGCGATTGAAAACAGCTCCTTATTGAAACGCTATGTGAGGGAGCGCAAAATTTTGAGAAAAATAGCCCCTAATGATTTGTTTTCGCAATCCATTGATCAGATAGCGGGCCTTTTGGTTTCTAAATTAGAAACCGGCGCTTTAGAAATACCAAAAGAAGGTTTGAAAAGCTTTTTTAAAAGGCTTTTGAATTATTTGGGGTAG
- a CDS encoding DnaJ C-terminal domain-containing protein: MSKSLYQTLNVSENASQDEIKKSYRRLARQYHPDLNKTKEAEEKFKEINAAYEILSDEEKRRQYDQFGDNMFGGQNFSDFAKSRSASEDLDDILSSIFGKGGFSQRFSQNSQGFSGFNFSNFAPENLDMTATLNVSVLDTLLGNKKQVSINNETFSLKIPIGVEEGEKIRVRNKGKMGRTGRGDLLLEIHIEEDEIYRREKDDITQIFDLPLKTALFGGKIEIATWHKTLTLTIPPNTKAMQKFRIKEKGIKNRKTSHVGDLYLQARLILPKTETLSNELKALLEKEL; encoded by the coding sequence ATGAGCAAGAGTTTATACCAAACTTTAAACGTGAGCGAAAACGCCAGCCAAGATGAAATCAAAAAATCCTACCGCCGTTTAGCCAGACAATACCACCCGGATTTGAATAAAACCAAAGAAGCCGAAGAAAAATTCAAAGAAATCAACGCCGCTTATGAAATTTTGAGCGACGAAGAAAAACGCCGCCAATACGATCAGTTTGGCGATAACATGTTTGGCGGGCAGAATTTCAGCGATTTTGCAAAAAGCCGCAGTGCTAGTGAAGATTTAGACGATATTTTAAGCTCTATTTTTGGGAAAGGAGGCTTTTCGCAAAGATTTTCTCAAAACTCGCAAGGCTTTTCTGGCTTTAATTTTTCCAATTTCGCCCCTGAAAATTTAGACATGACCGCCACTTTAAATGTCTCTGTTTTAGACACCCTTTTAGGCAATAAAAAACAAGTGAGCATCAATAATGAGACTTTTAGCCTTAAAATCCCTATCGGCGTGGAAGAGGGCGAAAAAATCAGGGTTCGCAACAAGGGGAAAATGGGGCGAACGGGTAGGGGCGATTTGCTCTTAGAGATCCATATTGAAGAAGATGAAATTTACAGGCGCGAGAAAGACGATATTACCCAAATCTTTGATTTACCCTTAAAAACGGCTCTTTTTGGAGGGAAAATTGAAATCGCTACTTGGCATAAAACCTTAACCCTAACCATTCCCCCTAACACCAAAGCGATGCAAAAATTCCGCATCAAAGAAAAAGGGATCAAAAACAGAAAAACTTCGCATGTGGGGGATTTGTATTTGCAAGCTCGTTTGATTTTGCCTAAAACTGAAACGCTTTCTAATGAGTTAAAAGCGTTATTAGAAAAAGAATTGTAA
- a CDS encoding YhcH/YjgK/YiaL family protein, whose protein sequence is MAIFGELSSLGHLFKKTQALEILHAYLKEVMQKGSKANQRVLNLNPNTEFQTPLGHGIFSIEQSYCLEHAKEGEKGFFESHKKYVDFQLIVKGVEGAKAVDINQAVIKNPYDEKRDLIVYEPVGEASFLRLHAGMLAIFFENDAHALRFYGESFEKYREEPIFKAVVKAPKGLIKLKL, encoded by the coding sequence ATGGCTATTTTTGGAGAATTAAGCTCGCTTGGGCATTTGTTTAAAAAAACGCAAGCGTTAGAAATTTTGCATGCGTATTTAAAAGAGGTCATGCAAAAGGGTAGTAAAGCGAATCAAAGGGTTTTAAACCTCAATCCTAATACAGAATTTCAAACGCCTTTAGGGCATGGCATCTTTAGCATAGAGCAGAGTTATTGTTTAGAGCATGCCAAAGAGGGCGAGAAAGGCTTTTTTGAAAGCCACAAAAAATATGTGGATTTCCAGCTGATTGTCAAAGGCGTTGAGGGGGCTAAAGCGGTGGACATCAATCAGGCTGTCATTAAAAACCCTTACGATGAAAAAAGAGATTTGATCGTTTATGAGCCGGTCGGTGAAGCTTCTTTTTTGCGTTTGCATGCGGGCATGCTGGCTATTTTTTTTGAAAACGATGCGCATGCGTTGAGGTTTTATGGAGAGTCTTTTGAAAAATATAGGGAAGAGCCGATTTTTAAAGCGGTCGTTAAAGCGCCCAAAGGATTGATCAAATTAAAATTATGA
- the fliY gene encoding flagellar motor switch protein FliY encodes MQDFIKIFIQEVVSTLEGLVGKAPSVGLEKEVSSSEESFLGVISAPYARVMVSAIEKEESSIELLAPVVLVTALSDLMLGGEGASKEEMDNDDLDAFKEMASNIFGAIATSLKSQELLPKLNFTTTNAEIAKELPKKEDYAKAMVFSFKMEAIKESQIILLTTAAFERQFEKTHKEEKEETTQSATEEVKNHDASLENIEIRNISMLLDVKLNVKVRIGQKKMILKDVVSMDIGSVVELDQLVNDPLEILVDDKVIAKGEVVIVDGNFGIQITDIGTKKERLEQLKH; translated from the coding sequence ATGCAAGATTTTATTAAGATTTTTATTCAAGAGGTTGTCTCTACTTTAGAAGGGTTAGTGGGTAAGGCTCCAAGCGTGGGATTAGAAAAAGAAGTTTCTAGTAGTGAAGAATCTTTTTTAGGGGTAATCAGTGCGCCTTATGCAAGAGTCATGGTTAGCGCGATTGAAAAAGAAGAGAGCTCTATTGAATTACTGGCTCCGGTAGTTTTAGTTACCGCTTTAAGCGATTTGATGCTAGGAGGTGAGGGGGCGAGTAAGGAAGAAATGGATAATGACGATTTAGACGCTTTTAAAGAAATGGCTTCTAATATTTTTGGTGCGATCGCTACGAGCTTGAAGTCTCAAGAATTGCTCCCCAAACTCAATTTCACTACCACGAACGCTGAAATCGCTAAAGAGCTTCCTAAAAAAGAAGATTACGCTAAAGCGATGGTGTTTTCTTTTAAAATGGAAGCCATCAAAGAAAGCCAAATCATTTTATTGACTACGGCGGCTTTTGAACGCCAATTTGAAAAAACGCACAAAGAAGAAAAAGAAGAAACGACACAGAGCGCTACTGAAGAGGTTAAAAACCATGATGCGTCTTTAGAAAACATAGAAATCCGCAATATCAGCATGCTTTTAGACGTGAAATTGAATGTTAAGGTGCGCATCGGGCAAAAAAAGATGATTTTAAAAGATGTGGTCTCTATGGATATAGGGAGCGTGGTAGAGTTGGATCAATTGGTGAATGACCCTTTGGAAATTCTTGTAGATGACAAAGTGATCGCTAAGGGCGAAGTGGTGATCGTGGATGGGAATTTTGGTATTCAGATCACGGATATTGGCACTAAAAAAGAACGCTTAGAACAATTGAAACATTAA
- the flhF gene encoding flagellar biosynthesis protein FlhF has translation MKFYTYSGETAAEALKIAQSHHGVDTLVFKTQEIRKKTLTSSGLYEIVVAVEEENENKPPKAPLIPESLYDEELNEEDVVMQLSSTVEEMRKLAGVSSSQCNYSFSKNKTLLEKDAPLEDAPLEANKQDALLQALKDEANHKKEREKREVKQEEEIKDINLQLSKIRDSLKLIQNMFWDEKNPNSVNIPQEFAEIYKLAKQSGMKPSHLDEIMQLSLELMPLRMRENSVTIKRYFREVLRKMILCRPEDLNLRQKRILMLVGPTGVGKTTTLAKLAARYSRMLAKKYKVGIITLDNYRIGALEQLSWYANKMKMSIEAVIDAKDFAKEIEALEYCDFILVDTTGHSQYDKEKIAGLKEFIDGGYNIDVSLVLSVTTKYEDMKDIYDSFGVLGIDTLIFTKLDESRGLGNLFSLVHESQKPISYLSVGQEVPMDLKVATNEYLVDCMLDGFSNPNKEQA, from the coding sequence GTGAAATTCTATACCTATAGTGGGGAGACGGCCGCTGAAGCTTTAAAGATCGCTCAAAGCCACCATGGGGTGGATACGCTGGTGTTTAAAACCCAAGAAATCCGTAAAAAAACGCTCACTTCTTCTGGGCTTTATGAAATCGTTGTGGCGGTTGAAGAAGAAAACGAAAACAAACCCCCTAAAGCCCCCCTTATTCCAGAAAGTTTGTATGATGAAGAATTGAATGAAGAAGATGTGGTCATGCAGCTTTCAAGCACTGTAGAAGAAATGCGCAAACTCGCCGGGGTTTCATCCAGCCAGTGCAACTATAGTTTTTCAAAAAATAAGACCCTTTTAGAAAAAGACGCTCCATTAGAGGATGCGCCTTTAGAGGCTAATAAGCAAGACGCTTTATTGCAAGCCTTAAAAGATGAAGCCAACCATAAAAAAGAAAGAGAAAAAAGAGAAGTCAAACAAGAAGAAGAGATTAAAGACATCAATCTGCAATTAAGCAAAATCAGAGACAGCCTGAAACTCATTCAAAACATGTTTTGGGATGAGAAAAACCCCAATTCTGTCAATATCCCTCAAGAATTTGCCGAAATTTACAAACTGGCCAAACAAAGCGGGATGAAACCCAGCCATTTAGATGAAATCATGCAATTGAGCCTGGAATTGATGCCTTTACGCATGCGGGAAAATTCCGTAACGATCAAGCGTTATTTTAGAGAAGTGTTGCGCAAAATGATCTTGTGCCGCCCTGAAGATTTGAATTTAAGGCAAAAACGCATCTTAATGCTTGTAGGGCCAACAGGCGTGGGGAAAACGACGACTTTAGCTAAATTAGCCGCGCGCTATTCTAGGATGTTAGCTAAAAAATACAAGGTAGGCATTATCACTTTAGACAATTATCGCATTGGGGCTTTGGAGCAATTAAGCTGGTATGCTAATAAAATGAAAATGAGTATAGAAGCGGTGATTGACGCTAAGGATTTTGCTAAAGAAATTGAAGCTTTGGAATACTGCGATTTTATTTTAGTGGATACGACAGGGCATTCGCAATACGATAAAGAAAAAATTGCCGGTTTGAAAGAATTTATAGATGGGGGTTATAATATTGATGTGTCCTTAGTGCTTTCAGTTACTACTAAGTATGAAGACATGAAAGATATTTATGATTCTTTTGGGGTGTTAGGGATTGACACTTTAATCTTTACGAAATTAGATGAGAGTAGGGGGTTAGGGAATTTGTTTTCTTTAGTGCATGAAAGCCAAAAGCCTATCAGCTATCTTTCTGTTGGGCAAGAAGTGCCTATGGATTTGAAAGTGGCTACTAATGAATATTTAGTGGATTGCATGCTAGATGGCTTTAGTAACCCTAATAAGGAACAAGCATGA
- the folK gene encoding 2-amino-4-hydroxy-6-hydroxymethyldihydropteridine diphosphokinase — MREILTSRFFPSLFKKRLDFSNRVVLGLGSNLKNPLKILKNCFLYFKNHSKIGKIFSSPIYINPPFGYTNQPNFYNATIILKTSLSLRHFFALVFYIERRFGRARKRDFKDAPRTLDIDIIAFNQVILRQNDLALPHPKWSERDSVLVPLALQQILFKKGEW; from the coding sequence ATGCGAGAGATCCTTACTAGCCGCTTTTTCCCTAGCCTTTTTAAAAAAAGGCTGGATTTTTCTAACAGGGTGGTTTTAGGGTTGGGATCTAATCTCAAAAATCCTTTAAAAATATTAAAAAATTGTTTTTTGTATTTTAAAAATCATAGTAAAATCGGGAAAATTTTTTCTTCGCCCATTTATATCAATCCGCCTTTTGGTTACACTAATCAACCCAACTTTTATAACGCTACGATCATCCTTAAAACATCTTTAAGTTTGCGCCATTTTTTTGCTCTGGTTTTTTATATAGAAAGGCGTTTTGGCCGTGCAAGGAAGCGCGATTTTAAAGACGCTCCAAGAACTTTAGACATTGATATTATCGCTTTTAATCAAGTCATTTTAAGGCAGAATGATTTGGCTTTACCTCATCCTAAATGGAGTGAAAGGGATTCGGTGTTAGTGCCGTTGGCTTTGCAACAAATTCTTTTTAAAAAAGGGGAGTGGTGA
- the fliM gene encoding flagellar motor switch protein FliM: protein MADILSQEEIDALLEVVDENVDIQNVQKKDIIPQRSVTLYDFKRPNRVSKEQLRSFRSIHDKMARNLSSQVSSIMRSIVEIQLHSVDQMTYGEFLMSLPSPTSFNVFSMKPMGGTGVLEINPSIAFPMIDRLLGGKGSAYDQNREFSDIELNLLDTILRQVMQILKEVWSPVVEMFPTIDAKESSANVVQIVAQNEISIMVVLEIIIGHSRGMMNICYPVISIESILSKMGSRDLMLSETNSKKSRNKELQALLSGVSVDMIVFLGAVELSLKEMLDLDVGDTIRLNKIANDEVSVYVHKKKRYLASVGFQGYRKTIQIKEVIYSEKERTKEILEMLEEQRRGKVGDIMKIEEE from the coding sequence ATGGCTGATATTTTAAGCCAAGAAGAAATTGATGCGCTTTTAGAAGTCGTTGATGAAAATGTGGATATTCAAAATGTCCAAAAAAAAGATATTATCCCGCAGCGCAGCGTAACCCTTTATGATTTCAAACGCCCTAATCGTGTGAGTAAGGAGCAACTGCGCTCTTTTAGGAGTATCCATGACAAAATGGCTAGGAATCTTTCCAGTCAAGTTTCTTCTATCATGCGTTCTATTGTAGAGATTCAGCTCCATAGCGTGGATCAAATGACTTATGGCGAATTTTTGATGAGTTTGCCTAGCCCTACAAGTTTTAATGTCTTTTCCATGAAGCCTATGGGAGGAACGGGGGTTTTAGAGATTAATCCTAGCATCGCTTTCCCTATGATTGACAGACTATTAGGGGGTAAGGGGAGCGCGTATGATCAAAACAGGGAGTTTAGCGATATTGAATTGAATTTATTGGATACGATTTTACGCCAAGTGATGCAAATTTTAAAAGAAGTGTGGTCGCCCGTGGTGGAGATGTTTCCTACTATTGACGCTAAAGAATCCAGCGCGAATGTGGTCCAAATCGTCGCTCAAAATGAAATTTCTATCATGGTGGTTTTAGAGATTATTATCGGGCATAGTCGTGGGATGATGAATATTTGTTACCCGGTGATTTCCATTGAGAGCATTCTTTCTAAAATGGGGAGTAGGGATTTGATGCTTTCAGAAACGAACTCTAAAAAGAGCCGTAATAAGGAATTGCAAGCGCTATTGAGTGGGGTGAGCGTGGATATGATCGTGTTTTTGGGCGCGGTGGAATTGAGTTTGAAAGAAATGTTGGATTTAGATGTGGGGGATACTATCCGGTTGAACAAGATCGCTAATGATGAAGTGAGCGTGTATGTGCATAAAAAAAAGCGTTATTTAGCGAGCGTGGGGTTTCAAGGGTATAGGAAAACCATTCAAATTAAAGAAGTGATCTATAGCGAAAAAGAACGCACTAAAGAAATTTTAGAAATGTTAGAAGAGCAGCGCAGAGGCAAAGTGGGCGATATTATGAAGATAGAAGAAGAGTGA
- the fur gene encoding ferric iron uptake transcriptional regulator produces MKRLETLESILERLRMSIKKNGLKNSKQREEVVSVLYRSGTHLSPEEITHSIRQKDKNTSISSVYRILNFLEKENFICVLETSKSGRRYEIAAKEHHDHIICLHCGKIIEFADPEIEHRQNEVVKKYQAKLISHDMKMFVWCKECQESEC; encoded by the coding sequence ATGAAAAGATTAGAAACTTTAGAATCTATTTTAGAGCGCTTGAGGATGTCTATCAAAAAAAACGGACTCAAAAATTCAAAACAAAGAGAAGAAGTGGTGAGCGTTTTGTATCGCAGCGGTACACACCTAAGCCCTGAAGAAATCACGCATTCTATCCGCCAAAAGGACAAAAACACCAGCATTTCTTCAGTCTATCGCATTTTGAATTTCTTAGAAAAAGAAAATTTTATCTGTGTTTTAGAGACTTCAAAAAGCGGCCGGCGCTATGAAATTGCGGCTAAAGAACACCATGATCACATCATTTGTTTGCATTGCGGTAAGATCATTGAATTTGCAGACCCCGAAATTGAACACCGCCAGAACGAAGTCGTTAAAAAATATCAAGCCAAGCTGATCAGCCATGACATGAAAATGTTTGTGTGGTGTAAAGAATGCCAAGAGAGTGAATGTTAA
- a CDS encoding RNA polymerase sigma factor FliA: MILMMENRMPKEIQKTETNEKNIEKVLNAYDEQQHHHQDALAIQYLPAVRAMAFRLKERLPSSIDFNDLVSIGTEELIKLARRYESALNDSFWGYAKTRVNGAMLDYLRSLDVISRSNRKLIKSIDIEITKHLNEHGKEPSDAYLAQTLGENIEKIKEAKTASDIYALVPIDEQFNAIEQDEITKKIEAEELLEHVQKALNQMSEREQILIQLYYFEELNLSEIKEILGITESRISQIIKEVIKKVRKSLGVDHG; the protein is encoded by the coding sequence ATGATTTTGATGATGGAAAATAGAATGCCCAAAGAAATTCAAAAAACTGAAACCAACGAAAAAAATATAGAAAAGGTTTTGAACGCTTATGATGAGCAGCAACACCACCATCAAGACGCGCTCGCTATCCAGTATTTACCGGCCGTGCGCGCTATGGCGTTTCGTTTAAAAGAGCGTTTGCCCAGCTCTATTGATTTTAACGATCTGGTTTCTATTGGCACTGAAGAATTGATTAAATTAGCCAGGCGTTATGAGAGCGCGTTAAACGATTCTTTTTGGGGGTATGCTAAAACTCGTGTCAATGGGGCGATGTTAGATTATTTGCGCTCTTTAGATGTGATTTCTCGCTCTAATAGAAAGCTGATTAAAAGCATTGATATTGAGATCACCAAACACCTTAATGAGCATGGGAAAGAGCCTAGCGATGCGTATTTAGCGCAAACTTTAGGCGAAAATATTGAAAAAATTAAAGAAGCCAAAACGGCTTCAGATATTTATGCGTTAGTGCCAATAGATGAACAATTCAATGCGATTGAGCAAGATGAAATCACTAAAAAAATTGAAGCAGAAGAGTTGTTAGAGCATGTCCAAAAAGCGCTGAATCAAATGAGCGAAAGAGAGCAAATCCTTATCCAGCTTTATTACTTTGAAGAGTTGAATTTGAGCGAGATTAAAGAGATTTTAGGCATCACTGAATCGCGCATTTCTCAAATCATTAAAGAAGTGATTAAAAAGGTGCGTAAATCCTTAGGAGTGGATCATGGCTGA